One part of the Sphingobacterium sp. LZ7M1 genome encodes these proteins:
- a CDS encoding CoA transferase subunit A, with protein sequence MINKTVSNAQQAIEGIQDGMTISLGGFGLCGIPENLISALLEKRVKDLTCISNNAGVDDFGLGLLLQNKQIKKMIASYVGENAEFERQMLSGELEVDLVPQGTLATRLMAGGYGLPVIYTPAGVGTEVAEGKEVRRFTFHGVEKDYLMEYAFEPDYALVKAWKGDTAGNLVYRGTAQNFNHAVAMCGKITIAEVEELVEVGELDPNHIHTPGIFVNKIFQGAKYEKRIEQRTVRNREDNA encoded by the coding sequence ATGATTAATAAAACAGTATCTAATGCACAGCAGGCTATTGAGGGGATTCAGGATGGCATGACCATCTCCTTGGGTGGTTTTGGGCTGTGTGGGATTCCTGAGAACCTGATTTCAGCTTTGTTGGAAAAGCGGGTCAAAGACCTTACTTGCATCAGTAACAATGCCGGGGTGGATGATTTCGGTTTGGGCCTGTTGCTGCAGAACAAGCAGATCAAGAAAATGATTGCATCCTATGTAGGGGAGAATGCTGAATTTGAAAGACAGATGTTGAGTGGTGAGCTGGAGGTAGACTTAGTTCCACAGGGAACTTTGGCCACGCGTTTAATGGCTGGGGGTTACGGACTGCCAGTTATTTATACCCCTGCGGGAGTGGGGACCGAAGTAGCGGAGGGAAAGGAAGTAAGAAGGTTTACCTTCCATGGAGTAGAGAAAGATTATCTAATGGAATATGCTTTTGAACCTGACTATGCTTTGGTAAAAGCATGGAAAGGGGATACCGCGGGCAACTTGGTTTATCGTGGTACGGCCCAGAATTTTAACCATGCAGTCGCCATGTGTGGCAAGATCACCATCGCAGAAGTGGAAGAATTAGTGGAGGTCGGCGAGTTGGATCCTAACCATATCCATACCCCTGGCATATTTGTAAACAAGATATTCCAAGGTGCGAAGTATGAAAAAAGAATCGAACAAAGAACAGTAAGAAATAGAGAAGATAATGCGTAA
- a CDS encoding 3-oxoacid CoA-transferase subunit B — MLDKFGIAKRIAKEIKDGYYVNLGIGIPTLVANYIPDNINVVLQSENGLLGMGPFPFEGEEDADYINAGKQTITTLPGSAFFDSAMSFGMIRSRKIDLTILGAMEVSENGDIANWKIPGKMVKGMGGAMDLVASAENIIVAMQHVNKAGESKLLPSCTLPLTGVKCVKKIVTELGVFEVLPTGGFKVLELHDGVSLDMVKQSTAGKLFY; from the coding sequence ATGTTGGACAAATTTGGAATAGCAAAACGAATTGCTAAGGAGATAAAGGACGGCTATTATGTCAACCTGGGGATTGGAATCCCGACCTTGGTTGCCAATTATATCCCCGACAATATCAATGTAGTTCTGCAAAGTGAGAATGGTTTGTTGGGTATGGGACCTTTCCCATTTGAAGGTGAAGAAGATGCAGACTATATCAATGCCGGAAAACAGACTATCACGACCTTACCGGGCTCAGCCTTCTTTGATTCGGCCATGAGCTTTGGAATGATCCGATCCCGAAAGATTGACCTGACTATCCTAGGTGCCATGGAGGTTTCGGAGAATGGTGATATCGCCAACTGGAAGATTCCCGGTAAAATGGTAAAAGGAATGGGTGGAGCCATGGATCTAGTGGCAAGTGCTGAAAATATCATTGTGGCCATGCAACATGTCAACAAAGCTGGCGAGTCTAAACTGCTGCCGAGTTGTACATTGCCCTTGACGGGTGTGAAATGCGTTAAGAAGATCGTCACGGAATTAGGCGTATTTGAAGTGTTGCCAACTGGCGGATTTAAGGTACTAGAACTCCATGATGGCGTATCCTTGGATATGGTAAAACAAAGTACCGCAGGTAAACTTTTTTATTAG
- a CDS encoding ATP-binding cassette domain-containing protein — MIEVINLSKSYGSKTVLKHINVIFEPGKVYGIVGENGSGKTTFFRCMAEMEDYEGKIKTGYKEIKNHLGFLTAEPYFLPKITGEEHIYLMADARKIKLKNLQEKNIFKLPLKEYISQYSTGMKKKLAIMAVLFQQNDFIILDEPFNGIDLESSIILEEIIKMLKNKGKIILMSSHIFSTLKNSCDVIYQIENGQFSNPYSPSTFGDLEDAMKSKILQNHFNNFSL; from the coding sequence ATGATAGAAGTAATTAACCTCAGTAAATCCTATGGCTCCAAGACAGTCCTCAAGCATATCAACGTGATCTTTGAGCCTGGAAAGGTCTACGGCATTGTCGGAGAGAATGGTTCTGGAAAAACTACTTTCTTCAGGTGCATGGCTGAAATGGAGGACTATGAAGGAAAAATCAAGACGGGCTACAAGGAAATCAAGAATCACCTCGGTTTTTTAACGGCGGAACCTTATTTCTTACCCAAGATCACCGGAGAAGAACATATCTATCTGATGGCGGATGCTCGGAAAATAAAGCTGAAAAACCTTCAGGAAAAGAATATTTTTAAACTACCTTTAAAGGAATATATCAGCCAATATTCTACAGGAATGAAAAAGAAATTGGCGATTATGGCGGTTCTCTTTCAACAGAATGATTTCATTATCTTGGATGAACCTTTTAATGGTATCGATCTGGAGAGTTCTATAATCCTTGAGGAAATCATCAAGATGCTTAAGAACAAAGGAAAAATTATCCTTATGTCCTCACATATTTTTTCGACACTGAAGAATAGTTGTGATGTGATTTACCAGATTGAAAATGGACAGTTCTCCAATCCCTATTCTCCATCCACTTTTGGAGACTTGGAAGATGCTATGAAGAGTAAAATCCTACAGAATCACTTCAATAATTTTTCATTATAA
- a CDS encoding bifunctional aldolase/short-chain dehydrogenase — protein MRTYKHVNYLWDDEYAQQLAGDEVALLLYRSNILGSDLRITNYGGGNTSCKVMDKDPLTGEEVEVMWIKGSGGDIGTLKKSGLAALYVDRLRDLEKVYRGIEHEDEMVELFNHCIFDLASKAPSIDTPLHGFLPFKHIDHLHPDAAIAIAAAKDGKKITHELFNGTIGWVDWQKPGFDLGLQLRECLEENPGIRGIMLGSHGLFTWGDNAKDCYINSLDVIEACANYLEENYGKNRAIFGGQKVESLDPKGRQVQAAKIAPILRGFCSSERHMIGHFTDDHRVLEYINSNDLEKLAPLGTSCPDHFLRTKIQPLILNLDKDEDLNDVKALKEKLAPLFEDYRAMYTEYYETCKHPNSPAIRDRNPVIIIYPGVGMFAFAKDKQTARVAAEFYTNAINVMKGSEAVSEYTSLPRQEAFNIEYWLLEEAKLQRMPKPKALSGRIALVTGSAGGIGKAIAKKFAEEGAVIVLNDLNAERLAGAKKEFEAAFGNDNVVSVPLDVTNEEQIKVAFEKACLNYAGIDIVVNNAGLSISKTIEDHSTKDLDLLYDVLVKGQFYVTQQAVHVMKAQGVGGDILNIVSKNALVSGPNNAGYGSAKASQLHLSRLNAAELGPDKIRVNVVNPDAVISDSNIWAGGWAEGRAKAYGISVEELPAFYAKRTLLNEVILPEDIANACFAFVGGLLNKSTGNVLNVDGGVAMAFVR, from the coding sequence GTGAGAACATACAAACACGTTAATTATTTATGGGACGATGAGTACGCTCAACAGCTTGCGGGTGATGAGGTAGCTCTGTTATTATACCGTTCTAACATTTTAGGATCGGATTTAAGGATTACCAATTACGGCGGAGGAAATACCTCTTGCAAGGTAATGGATAAAGACCCCTTGACCGGAGAGGAAGTAGAGGTTATGTGGATCAAAGGTTCAGGAGGGGATATAGGAACATTGAAGAAGTCCGGACTAGCTGCTTTATATGTAGATAGGCTACGGGATCTTGAAAAAGTGTACCGAGGGATAGAACATGAAGATGAGATGGTTGAACTGTTCAATCACTGCATTTTTGATCTAGCGTCGAAAGCACCTTCAATCGATACCCCATTACATGGATTTTTACCATTCAAACATATTGATCATCTTCACCCCGATGCAGCGATTGCCATCGCGGCAGCCAAGGATGGCAAGAAAATTACCCATGAGCTCTTTAACGGGACCATTGGTTGGGTGGATTGGCAAAAACCAGGCTTTGACCTTGGATTGCAATTGCGTGAATGTCTGGAAGAAAATCCGGGCATCCGCGGCATCATGTTGGGTTCCCATGGTCTATTTACCTGGGGCGACAATGCAAAGGATTGCTATATCAATTCCTTGGATGTGATTGAAGCTTGTGCGAATTACCTGGAAGAAAACTACGGTAAGAACAGAGCAATATTTGGGGGGCAGAAAGTAGAAAGTCTGGATCCTAAAGGAAGACAAGTACAGGCGGCTAAAATAGCGCCTATTTTAAGAGGGTTCTGTTCCAGTGAACGCCACATGATTGGTCATTTCACAGATGACCACCGTGTACTGGAATACATCAACTCCAATGATCTGGAGAAATTGGCACCATTAGGTACCAGCTGTCCAGATCATTTCTTGAGAACCAAGATACAGCCATTGATCCTGAACCTGGACAAAGATGAGGACTTGAATGATGTAAAAGCATTGAAGGAGAAACTTGCTCCCCTGTTTGAGGATTATAGGGCCATGTATACGGAATATTATGAAACCTGTAAACACCCGAACAGCCCAGCGATCAGGGATAGAAATCCGGTGATCATCATTTATCCGGGTGTAGGGATGTTTGCCTTTGCGAAAGACAAACAAACAGCAAGGGTAGCAGCGGAGTTCTATACCAATGCGATCAATGTGATGAAAGGTTCAGAGGCGGTAAGTGAATATACATCCTTGCCTAGACAAGAAGCTTTCAATATTGAATATTGGCTGCTTGAGGAAGCTAAATTACAGCGTATGCCGAAACCGAAAGCCTTATCGGGAAGGATTGCCTTGGTGACAGGTAGTGCCGGCGGTATAGGCAAGGCTATAGCCAAGAAATTTGCAGAAGAAGGTGCTGTCATTGTACTGAATGACTTAAATGCTGAACGATTGGCTGGTGCAAAAAAAGAATTTGAAGCTGCTTTTGGAAATGACAATGTAGTCTCTGTACCTTTAGATGTAACCAATGAAGAGCAGATCAAAGTCGCATTTGAAAAAGCATGTTTAAATTACGCAGGTATTGACATCGTAGTAAACAATGCTGGGCTATCGATTTCAAAAACCATTGAGGACCATAGTACAAAGGATCTTGATCTATTATACGATGTGTTGGTGAAGGGACAGTTTTATGTCACTCAACAAGCTGTACATGTCATGAAAGCTCAAGGAGTAGGCGGGGATATCCTCAATATTGTGAGTAAGAATGCGTTGGTAAGTGGACCAAACAATGCCGGATATGGCAGTGCCAAGGCCAGCCAATTACACCTTAGTCGCTTAAATGCCGCAGAGTTAGGTCCAGACAAGATCAGGGTCAACGTGGTAAATCCAGATGCGGTTATTTCGGACAGTAATATCTGGGCCGGAGGATGGGCCGAAGGAAGAGCAAAAGCCTATGGTATATCTGTTGAAGAGTTGCCGGCTTTCTATGCGAAACGAACTTTATTAAATGAGGTGATCTTGCCGGAAGATATTGCCAATGCATGTTTTGCCTTTGTTGGCGGTCTGTTGAACAAATCAACAGGGAATGTACTGAATGTAGATGGTGGAGTTGCCATGGCCTTTGTGAGATAA
- a CDS encoding outer membrane lipoprotein carrier protein LolA: MMMRFIYVFVALFSATLAFGQNGSTKKILDEVSQKYDGYKTIQSEFTFKATQANGENYTDKGKLFLNKPSNQYKISLPTQDLISDGKSTWSVLKEDKEVQVSEADNSGQSIGPNNIFTFYKSGYKYGSSSNQSDAAAGKLTAIDLTPEDAKSNYSKIQVRINKNKHIHDVTIFDKSGAKYTYTINGLYVNSPIAGSTFQFNKGNYPGFEVVDLR, encoded by the coding sequence ATGATGATGAGATTTATCTATGTATTTGTTGCCCTATTTAGTGCAACATTAGCTTTCGGACAAAATGGTTCAACCAAGAAAATCTTGGATGAAGTGTCCCAAAAATATGATGGCTACAAAACCATTCAATCCGAATTCACTTTTAAAGCTACGCAGGCGAATGGCGAGAACTATACCGACAAAGGAAAATTGTTCCTGAACAAACCTTCCAATCAGTATAAGATTTCATTGCCTACACAGGACCTGATTTCTGATGGCAAATCCACTTGGTCCGTTCTTAAGGAAGATAAAGAAGTTCAGGTTTCTGAAGCTGACAATTCTGGACAATCCATTGGACCCAACAATATTTTCACCTTCTATAAATCAGGATATAAATATGGAAGTTCTTCCAATCAGTCAGATGCTGCTGCTGGAAAGTTGACCGCAATTGACTTGACTCCTGAGGATGCAAAGAGTAATTATTCCAAGATCCAGGTCCGCATCAACAAGAACAAGCATATCCATGATGTAACCATCTTTGACAAATCTGGCGCTAAGTATACTTATACCATTAACGGCCTGTATGTCAACAGCCCAATTGCTGGTTCGACTTTCCAATTTAACAAAGGAAATTACCCAGGATTTGAAGTCGTAGATTTACGTTAA
- a CDS encoding thiolase family protein → MRKKVYIVAAKRTAMGSFGSSLATVSSTELGATVIKAVMDEIKLEKHHVDEVYMGSVLQANLGQAPARQASKFAGLPDHVPATTINKVCASGMKAISIGVQQILLGDAQVVIAGGMENMSQVPFYDTAARWGAKYGDQKLTDGIQKDGLTDVYSDKAMGNCGELCAEKYEISRADQDEYAIQSYTRSKIAWETGKFKNEVVPVEVKSRKGSVMVDEDEEFKNINFEKVSQLKTSFKTDGTITAANASTLSDGAAAVILMSEEKVNELGVKPLAEVIAYADAEQSPEWFTTTPTAATQKVLQKVGLTVDDIDYFEFNEAFSVVALANAKLLDISEDQMNVYGGAVSLGHPLGCSGARIIVTLTSVLHQENGQLGLAAICNGGGGASAMILKKI, encoded by the coding sequence ATGCGTAAAAAAGTATATATCGTTGCTGCCAAGAGGACAGCAATGGGAAGTTTCGGGTCATCCCTGGCCACCGTTTCCTCCACTGAGTTGGGGGCTACGGTCATCAAAGCTGTAATGGACGAAATTAAATTGGAGAAGCACCATGTGGATGAAGTCTATATGGGTTCCGTTCTCCAGGCGAATCTGGGACAGGCACCTGCCAGGCAAGCTTCAAAATTTGCCGGTTTACCCGACCATGTACCTGCCACAACCATCAATAAGGTCTGTGCAAGTGGTATGAAAGCGATTTCAATTGGCGTGCAGCAAATTCTATTAGGTGATGCCCAAGTGGTGATCGCTGGAGGAATGGAGAATATGAGCCAAGTTCCTTTTTATGATACAGCAGCTAGATGGGGTGCTAAATATGGCGATCAGAAATTAACAGATGGCATCCAAAAAGATGGACTAACGGATGTTTATTCGGATAAGGCCATGGGGAATTGTGGTGAACTCTGTGCGGAAAAATATGAGATCAGTAGAGCGGATCAAGATGAATATGCCATTCAATCCTATACCCGCAGTAAGATTGCCTGGGAGACGGGGAAATTCAAGAATGAAGTGGTTCCTGTAGAGGTAAAATCTAGAAAGGGTTCCGTCATGGTTGATGAAGATGAGGAATTCAAGAATATCAACTTTGAAAAGGTCAGTCAATTGAAGACATCCTTTAAAACCGATGGAACGATCACGGCTGCCAATGCATCGACTTTAAGCGATGGAGCTGCTGCGGTGATCTTGATGAGTGAAGAAAAAGTAAATGAGCTTGGCGTTAAGCCCTTGGCAGAGGTGATTGCGTATGCAGATGCGGAACAATCTCCGGAATGGTTTACCACCACACCAACAGCCGCTACCCAGAAAGTATTGCAAAAGGTCGGACTTACAGTGGATGATATCGATTATTTTGAATTTAACGAGGCCTTTTCGGTTGTTGCCTTGGCCAATGCCAAGCTATTGGACATTTCAGAAGACCAGATGAACGTTTACGGTGGTGCAGTCTCATTGGGGCATCCATTGGGTTGTTCCGGTGCTCGGATCATCGTGACTTTAACCAGTGTTTTACATCAGGAAAATGGTCAGTTAGGACTTGCCGCAATCTGTAATGGAGGCGGTGGGGCAAGTGCCATGATCCTTAAAAAGATTTAA
- the rhaT gene encoding L-rhamnose/proton symporter RhaT, translated as MNALAGVIFHFIGGFASGSFYVPFKKVKGWSWEAMWILGGLFSWIIVPPIAAWLTIPNFWDIISNTGNHILGYTFLFGILWGIGGLTYGLGVRYLGVSLGSSVILGLSMVFGSLMPAIYYFFNRTEGKHGIDYFFTENAGICVMVGLLVCVVGIYLCGKAGVLKERSLGALGSEAKADYNFGLGIIVAIVSGVLSACFNFGIESGKPMAEVANNLWKSAHPGQGEFLYQNNVTYIVILWGGFSTNFLWCLYLLIKNHSFVDYTKRDTPIGKNFLLCAIAGTTWYLQFFFYGMGESRLGNGASSWILHMAFIILISNAWGIALKEWKGVSKPTYTAIIAGIATIILSICIVGFAKTLE; from the coding sequence ATGAATGCATTAGCAGGAGTAATATTTCATTTTATTGGTGGCTTTGCGTCTGGTAGTTTTTACGTTCCGTTTAAGAAAGTAAAGGGCTGGTCTTGGGAGGCAATGTGGATTTTAGGTGGTTTGTTCTCTTGGATCATTGTTCCTCCGATTGCAGCATGGCTGACAATTCCCAATTTTTGGGATATCATCAGCAATACAGGAAACCATATTTTAGGATATACTTTTCTGTTTGGTATATTATGGGGAATAGGAGGGTTGACCTATGGTCTAGGGGTGAGATATTTAGGGGTTTCCTTGGGGAGCAGTGTGATTCTGGGACTGAGTATGGTCTTTGGTTCCCTGATGCCGGCCATATATTATTTCTTCAATAGGACCGAGGGGAAGCATGGCATTGATTATTTCTTTACGGAGAACGCTGGAATCTGTGTGATGGTTGGCCTGTTGGTCTGTGTGGTTGGGATCTATTTATGTGGGAAGGCAGGTGTGCTAAAGGAAAGAAGTTTGGGAGCCTTGGGATCAGAAGCGAAGGCAGACTATAATTTTGGGTTAGGGATCATTGTCGCTATCGTATCTGGGGTTTTGAGTGCCTGTTTTAATTTTGGAATAGAATCCGGCAAACCCATGGCAGAAGTTGCCAATAATTTATGGAAGTCTGCCCATCCAGGTCAAGGTGAGTTTTTATACCAAAACAATGTAACCTATATCGTAATCCTCTGGGGTGGATTCAGCACAAATTTTTTATGGTGCCTGTACCTATTGATCAAGAACCATTCGTTTGTAGATTATACGAAAAGGGATACGCCAATTGGAAAGAATTTTTTGCTCTGTGCCATAGCCGGGACGACTTGGTACCTGCAGTTCTTTTTCTATGGGATGGGCGAAAGTAGATTGGGCAATGGTGCGAGTTCATGGATCCTGCACATGGCCTTTATCATTTTGATTTCCAATGCTTGGGGAATTGCCCTCAAAGAATGGAAAGGAGTTAGTAAACCAACATATACAGCGATCATAGCTGGAATAGCCACTATCATTCTGTCGATTTGTATAGTGGGATTTGCGAAAACATTAGAATAA
- a CDS encoding TIM barrel protein, protein MRIAKEQIEEHNRKLESRHQRAFQFLKEDIQGIEAIVSKLEKFQVAIPSWALGTGGTRFGRFSGKGEPGTLEEKIEDVGLLHALNRSSGAISLHIPWDIPQDSQKIRDLAASFDLKFDAVNSNTFQDQKGQALSYKHGSLQHVDPKVRKQAVAHNKEVIDHGIALGSKALTVWLADGSSFPGQLNFREAFQNTLESLKEIYAHLPADWKLFVEYKAFEPFFYSMTIGDWGQSLLLATKLGPKAYTLVDLGHHLPNANIEQIVSLLLMEGKLGGFHFNDSKYADDDLTAGAIKPYQLFLIFSELVEGMDARGMDHVSDLGWMIDASHNLKDPLIDLLQSVEAILIAYAQALLVDREALKAAQQNNDIVKAQNILQDAFRTDVRPIVAEARLRSGAALDPLQMFDELAVRDQLVKERGENSVATGL, encoded by the coding sequence ATGAGAATTGCGAAAGAACAGATTGAAGAGCACAATAGGAAATTGGAAAGTAGGCATCAGCGTGCTTTCCAATTTCTGAAAGAAGATATTCAAGGGATTGAAGCTATTGTATCGAAGCTTGAAAAGTTTCAGGTTGCCATTCCTAGTTGGGCTCTGGGAACGGGAGGTACCCGTTTCGGGAGGTTTAGTGGTAAGGGTGAGCCTGGGACTTTGGAGGAAAAGATTGAGGACGTAGGTTTATTACATGCCTTAAATCGGTCAAGTGGTGCCATTTCATTGCATATTCCTTGGGATATCCCTCAAGATTCCCAAAAGATCAGGGATCTGGCAGCTTCCTTTGACCTAAAATTTGATGCGGTAAATTCCAATACCTTTCAGGACCAGAAAGGTCAAGCATTAAGCTATAAGCATGGCTCTTTGCAGCATGTGGATCCGAAGGTCAGGAAACAGGCTGTTGCCCATAATAAAGAGGTTATTGACCATGGAATAGCGTTAGGGTCGAAGGCGCTGACAGTATGGTTGGCGGATGGTTCATCCTTTCCAGGTCAATTGAACTTTCGGGAAGCTTTTCAAAATACCTTGGAAAGTCTGAAAGAGATCTATGCCCATCTGCCGGCGGATTGGAAATTGTTTGTGGAGTATAAAGCCTTTGAACCTTTCTTTTATTCGATGACCATTGGAGATTGGGGGCAATCTTTGCTATTGGCTACAAAGTTGGGACCTAAGGCATATACGCTGGTTGATCTGGGCCATCATCTTCCTAATGCCAATATTGAGCAGATTGTTTCTTTATTGCTGATGGAAGGAAAATTAGGTGGTTTCCATTTCAATGATAGTAAATATGCTGATGATGACCTCACTGCTGGGGCAATTAAGCCTTACCAACTCTTCTTGATCTTCAGTGAGTTGGTGGAGGGTATGGATGCCCGAGGGATGGACCATGTCAGTGATTTAGGTTGGATGATCGATGCTTCGCATAACTTGAAAGATCCATTGATTGATTTATTGCAATCCGTTGAAGCAATCTTGATTGCCTATGCGCAAGCGCTTTTGGTAGACCGAGAAGCATTGAAAGCGGCTCAACAAAATAATGATATCGTTAAAGCACAGAACATCTTGCAGGACGCATTCCGCACAGATGTCCGACCGATAGTAGCTGAAGCAAGATTACGGTCTGGAGCTGCATTGGATCCACTACAAATGTTCGATGAACTAGCTGTTAGGGATCAATTAGTGAAAGAAAGAGGTGAAAATTCAGTTGCTACGGGATTATAA
- a CDS encoding FGGY-family carbohydrate kinase — protein MGQKERIPVVAIFDVGKTNKKLFLFDEHYQIVFEKSARFLETVDEDGDPCENIESLRLSVFDSLHEIFRKTEFEVKAINFTSYGASFVLIKEDGQPLTPLYNYLKAYPQELKDELHNQYGGLEKFSLDTASPDLGSLNSGLQLFRVKKERPQVFKEIHCALHLPQYLSFLLSGKLYSDKTSIGCHTALWDYHKQDYHQWVKDNGIDEKLAPVVEADEVFSANFPGSTFVIGSGLHDSSSALIPYLLNFHEPFVLISTGTWCISLNPFNHSPLTKSELEQDCLFYLSYAGDPVKASRLFAGHEHDVQSKRIADHFAVTTAKFRNMDIDWNLIEALKKKETSDELDAFSKLDLNQFKDYKEAYHSFMLHLVKAQVRSTNLIMDQGKISRVFVDGGFSKNSIYMNLLAKEYPQVEVYAASMAQATAVGAALAIHEHWNTLPVPNDLIELRFFRA, from the coding sequence ATGGGACAAAAAGAACGTATACCTGTTGTTGCCATTTTTGATGTTGGCAAAACGAACAAAAAATTGTTCTTATTTGATGAACATTATCAGATCGTCTTTGAAAAATCAGCACGTTTTTTAGAAACGGTCGATGAGGATGGAGATCCATGTGAAAATATTGAAAGCTTGAGGCTTTCCGTGTTTGATTCGCTACATGAGATTTTCCGTAAAACAGAATTTGAAGTTAAAGCAATCAACTTTACTTCCTATGGAGCAAGCTTTGTTCTGATCAAAGAGGATGGACAACCGCTGACTCCACTGTACAATTATTTGAAAGCCTATCCCCAGGAACTGAAAGACGAACTCCATAATCAATACGGGGGTTTGGAAAAATTCAGTTTAGATACGGCATCGCCAGATTTAGGGAGTTTAAACTCCGGTCTGCAATTGTTTCGGGTGAAGAAAGAAAGGCCTCAGGTCTTCAAAGAGATCCATTGTGCACTGCATCTGCCACAATACCTCAGTTTCTTGCTTTCTGGCAAGCTCTATTCGGATAAGACGAGCATTGGCTGCCATACAGCTCTTTGGGATTACCATAAGCAGGATTATCACCAATGGGTAAAGGATAATGGCATTGATGAAAAATTGGCTCCGGTAGTGGAAGCGGATGAAGTGTTCTCAGCAAATTTTCCGGGAAGTACTTTTGTGATCGGTTCTGGCCTTCATGATAGTTCATCGGCCTTGATTCCGTACCTGTTGAATTTTCATGAGCCATTCGTTTTGATCTCTACAGGAACCTGGTGTATCTCTTTGAATCCCTTCAACCATAGTCCACTGACTAAATCAGAGTTGGAGCAGGATTGTTTATTTTACCTGTCTTATGCAGGTGATCCTGTCAAAGCTTCGCGACTGTTTGCAGGACATGAACATGATGTGCAATCCAAACGAATTGCAGATCATTTTGCTGTTACGACAGCAAAATTCAGGAATATGGATATTGATTGGAATTTAATAGAGGCCTTAAAAAAGAAAGAGACTTCGGATGAATTGGATGCCTTCTCAAAACTGGATCTAAATCAATTTAAGGACTATAAAGAGGCCTACCATTCCTTTATGTTGCACCTGGTGAAGGCGCAGGTACGATCGACCAATTTGATCATGGATCAAGGAAAGATCAGTAGGGTCTTTGTGGATGGAGGATTCAGCAAGAATTCTATCTATATGAACCTGTTGGCCAAGGAGTATCCGCAGGTAGAAGTTTATGCTGCATCTATGGCGCAGGCCACGGCTGTAGGAGCAGCCCTAGCCATTCATGAACATTGGAATACCTTGCCTGTACCAAATGACCTGATCGAGCTGCGGTTCTTTCGGGCATAG